The Streptomyces laurentii region CATGCGGGTGGACACCCCGCGGTCCCCCTATGGGCCGATCGCCCTGTACTCGCTCGAAGAGCAGGGGCCGACGCAGAGGAATTGACGGAGACGCCACCGGCGCGAAGCGCTCAGACACCCCACGCGGTGAACGCCGCCCAATGGAGCGGTGCGGCGAAAGGCCTTTCGCCGGGCGCGAGTCGGGTGGTGTACGGGTCGGCCAGGGCCGCCAGACGCGGCCGGGAGGCGGTGTACCGCGCGAGTTCCTCCCCGGTGAGTTCGCGCAGCCATCCGCGTGCCTGCCGCAGGGCCGACACCGGGGAGAACCCCTCTCGGTCGGGCGCGGGTACGACCAGCTCGTAGAAGTACGTCATGAGCAGCGCGGTCACCATGTCGTTCACCTGCCACAAGCCGGCCACCACGCACGCCGCCCCGGTCTGCAGGAAGCCGGCCGCGAGCCCGCGGAACTCGTCCGGCGCCTCCACCATCGCGTAGTGGCCCGACTGGCACGCGCCGGCCACGGCCAGCCGGCAGGCGGACAGCCGCCGGTGGAGCAGGGTGTCCATGTCCAGGCGCCCGTCGGCCAGGGCGAGGGTGCCGCCCGCCCCGTCGAACCCGCCGCTGCCGTGGCAGCCGAGGTGCAGGTACGAGGCCTCGGCGAGGTGGCCGAGCACCCAGTCCACGGTCGCCGCCGAGCCCACCGCGCACTTGCTGTCCCCGAACAGGCCGCGAATCTGGTCGAGTTCGGCCTGGCTGCCGGGGAGCGAGCCGTCGGGGTCGGCCACGGCCACCAGCCGGGGCACGGCCCGGGGCGGCCGGGCGGCCGCAGCGCGGCACGCCGCGTACACCGCGGCGGACGGGGAGACGGTCAGGGTGCCGAGGTCGTCGAGTAAGACGTCCTCCCCGAGCGGCACGGCGTGCAGCGGCACCACGCCCAGAAGCCCCGTCGGGACGACGACGGCCGCGTTCTCCGGGTCGTCTGCCAGCAGCCGCGCCACCGGCCGCAGCAGCGGCGCGAGGGCGGCGAGCCGGTCAAGGGCGCGCGGGAGCTGACGTCTGCGCCGGAGTACTCCGCCCTCCTGCGCCAGGAGCAGCCCCGGGGCGGGGTCGGGGTCGGCCGGATCCACGAGCAGGAGGTGGACGAGGGACTCGCTGCTCACGTCCGGCACCGGGACGGCCTGCGCGGCGATCCGCGCGTCCGCCGGCGTGCCCGCCGCCGTGTCCGCTGTCGTGCCCGTTGTACGGGGCAGCGTGAGGACGTAGCTGCCCCAGGGCGCGCTCACCAGGTAGGCCAGTGGGCTGCCGCCCGCCGCCCGGACGATGTCCGTCAACTCGTCAGCACGCAGGAAGCGTTCGAAGCCGGGGATCGCTCGGATCTCCTCGATGGCCGCGCGCACGGCGCGTTCGGCGTCGGCCTCCTCGCGCGCCGCGAGGACGGGGACGCCGGTCGCCGCCCGGGGTGCCGCGCCGACCGTGGAGCGGTAGCGGGCCAGTGCCTGCCGGTAGCGGAGGGCGGTGGCGGGATCGGTCCGTTCCAGGGCGTCGAGGTCCTGCGTGCCCCGGCCGGCCGTGACCGAGAGTTCGCAGGCCAGTCCGCGTTCCATGGCTTCGACCGCGCGTTCCGGGTGGCCCGCCCTGGCCAGTAGATAGGCGGCCTGTCGGGCGATCCGGGTGACCTGGGCGAGGACGCTTCTGCGCCCGGCGCCGGTGACCTGGGCGTCGTACAGCGCGTTCACGGCGGTCAGCATGTCCGACGCGACATCGGCCGCCTCGTTCCACCGTCCCGCCGAGGTGTGGGTGTGGAGCAGTTCCCGGGCGATGGCGAGGTGCCGGGAGGGGGACACCGCGGGTGGTGTCGCCGCCAAGGCGGTGCGGCGCAGCCGCTCGCTCCCGGCGCTGTCCGCGCCCTCCAGGTGGTCGTTGGCCCGGGCCAGCAGCCAGGTGATGTGGCCGGTGTCGAGGAAGCCGGGGTGCGCGGCGGCGAGGTCCAGGGCGGCGGTCGCCGCCTCGCGCGCGCCGTGCGCGTCGTGTGTGTCGACGGGATCGCGGGACAGCAGCATGTCGGCCAGATTGCACTGGATACGGGACCACAGCGCCGCGTCGTCACGTGGGCCGAGGTGTCGCAGGGCCTCCCGGTAGCACCGTTCCGCCTGTCGCAGGTCCTCCGCTTCGGCCCGGCGGTACAGCAGCAGGCCGAGGTTGAGCATCGAGTAGGCCCAATCGACCCGGTTCCACTCAGGGGAGCGTTTCTCCAGTCCGGCCCGGACGTGCTCGATCCCGAGGGTGAGGTCGTCGGGGCTCCGGCCCGGTCGTTCCGACAGATGCAGTCCGTAGTTGGTCTGGACCCGGGCCCAGACCTCGGGATGCTCACGGTGGTCCAGTGCGGTCGCGCGCGCCAGCAGGTCGCGTACGGTCTCCCAGGTCTCCAGCCGGTCGCCGTCATCGCGCAGGCCGTGTGCGACGGCGAGGTTGTTCGCGACCTCCACCCACTGCAGGGTGCCTTCGGGGAGCCGGCGCAGTGCCCGTTCGAGGACCTGGACGGCCTCGGCCGGATCGGGCTCCCGCCCGCTCTGGACGGCCAGCACCAGCTGTCTGCCGAGCCGTGCGGCAAGCTCGGTCTCCATGTCCTCCTCGCCCAGGTCGGCGGCGAGCGCCAGCGCCTCCCGGGCCACGGGGACGATCTCCGGCCCTTCGTGGTTCCGGACCTTGAGGCACATCACGCGCAGCCGTGACCGCAGGCCGCCGCCCAGGGCGGCCCACGCCTCGGCGCAGTGGCGGATCGCGACCGCCGTGGGCGTGTGGCCGTCGCACAGTTCGTCCAGGAGCCGCTGGCGGATACGCAGGGGCTCTTCGAGCGGTGTGCCCTCGGCCGCGCGGAGTTCCGCGCGCCCCGCTTCGCGTATGCGGGTCCCGTCCGTCAGTTCCGGGTGGGCGCGGACGAGCTCTGGGAGGTCGTCGGGCAGGCAGCCCAGCGTCGCGGCCAGGAGCTCCGCGATCCGGGTGTCCTCACGTTCCCCTTCGAGGACACGGAGGAAGACCCGGTAGTTCGCGACCGTCGGCTCTCCCTCGGGCCGCAACTCCCGGCATGCTGCCTCGGGGTCCGTCAGATCCCGTTCGAGGTCGCGGGCCAGGACGTACGGGAGCAGCCGGCGCGGCAGCGGGATCACCTGCCCGAGGAAGAGGCGGCCCACGAAGGCCCCGGCTCGGCCGGCCTGCTCCAGGAGGGGCGGCGCGGACGGCGGCGCGCCGTGCTGGAGCTCTGCGACGGACACCGCGAGCAGCAGAGGTGCCACCCGGCCGGGGCGCAGGACCAGCAGGGGCGCCTCGATGTGTGTTCTCGTGCCGCAGACGGGGCAGTCCAGCCAGGAGACGCCCGGAGCGGGGGCCGTAAGGACGTCGGCCCGCTCACGTGCGTCGATGATCCGCCAGGCGGGTGCCGTGCGCTCCCGTCCACAGGTTTCGCAGTGCCATGTGTACGGCACCCTCGCCGAGACCGTCACCCCGTACCCCCTCCTCTCCGCTCCCCTCCCGATCGGGCGGCTACTTGCCGCCGGTGATCTGCGACAACAGGGCCGTCAGGACCCGCCCGAGGGAGGAGTCCCGCATGGCCCGTTTGCGGATGGCCAGGCTCCACTTGCCTTCCGTGTCCCGCTTCGCGGTCACCTCGGTCTGCAGGAAGGCGATGGCGAGCGCGGCGACCGAGAGCGTGACGGGGTCGAACCGGTCCATGGGCGACCGCGCGTACGCGACGGCCTCGCCGGCCGTCTCCGCCAGGTCCTCGCTCGTGGTCACCGCGTAGGCCAGGACGCGACGAGCCAACTCACCCTGAGGCAGGGGCAGTTGATCGGAATCCGCGTACTGCTCCAGCTCCGCTGAAGCCACCTCGACCTTCAGCTCGCCGCCCTCCGAGGCCATGTCGCGCGCGGCGGGAAGCAGCCCGCGATCCTCCGCCAGCGCGGTCAGCGCGCGGACGGCCTCGTCGTCGGAGAGCGTGCTGATGGACCGCTCCAGATCAGTTCGACTCGACATGTCCGCAATTCTGGCCCGGATGAGGGAAGTGCGGGGGAAATTACGCGAGTTAGATGGGGCGGAGCGGTGATCTGCCCTTCCGGGCACAGGTCGTCGCACGGACGCTCGCGAGCACTTGACGAGGATCCCAGGCGCAGGGCTGCCGGCGGCCGGCTGTCCGTGTCGAGGGTGGGGAAGGTGCCGAGAGTGGCGTGAGGAGGCGGGCGGTACCCCGCCGCCAAGGCGGATCCCGCCCTACCGCTGACGCTGATCATGTGTGCCTGTCATGGCGATACGCTCGCAGAAGGAGCTGACAGTCGTCGCGGCCACCGCCCCCGGGCTGCACGACGCGGCACCCGAACATGTCGCCCATACCGACTCCCTCACCGACGTGATCACCGCCGAGCTGCGGATGGCCGGCGCGGTGGTGACGTCGACCGAGCGCGTCGACCCGGCCCCGGAGGAAGGCTGGACGCTCCGCTGCGCCGGACCGGACGAGACCATAGGCGGAGATGAACCCCTGCGGCCCCCGTCCGAGTCGGACCACGAGTAGTTGTTCCCCTGTGCCTCGGGAGACCACCGGTGATGCGCGTACTGATCCGCATCAGCGTCTCATGGACCACAACGCGATCGCCCGTGGCCGGGATGTCGTCGACTTTCGGGCCCCCGCCCGGCAGTTGGGCGTAGGGGTTGCCGGCCGCCTGCCGGGCCTCTGCCTCCAGAGGGCCCGTTCTTCAGGACCTGCCCCGGGTCGGGAACGGGGCTTTTGACAGCCGGCACGGCGCGATAGGCCGCGTCGAGCTCGGAGGGACACGTCTCGCGGTCCTCACGCGTTCTCCCAGTCCCAGGCTCCGGCATAGGCGGCCTCGCCGGTGCGGCGGGCCTGGGTGATCGCGTTCAGGCGTCTGAAGTCGCGGGGTGGCATCAGGGCCTTCCAGTCGTCCAAGGGCAGGACACGGGCTTCGTCGTGTTCCCGTGGGGCCAGGGTGATCGAGCGGATCTGGTCTGCGGTGAGCCGTCCGCCGTCGAAGATCAGGCCGATGGTGCTGTAGGGCCAGCCGCTGCCGGGCAGGCCGTGGACGGTGGCCAGGAGCTTTGGCGGGATCGTGAGGACGAGTCCGGTCTCCTCCCGGCATTCGCGTACAGCCGTCTCCCAGGGGCGCTCGCCGGGGTCCATCACCCCGCCCACGAGCTGCCAGGGGTGGGAAGGGGAGTAGACGGAACGGAGTTGGAGCGGCCGGTCGTCCTGGTCGGTGAAGTAGACGCAGGCGAACGCGGTGCACTTCGGCACCGTCGCGGCGTACTCCTCGGGCGGCAGCCAGGCCGCGTCGTCCACCGGAGCATGCGCTGCCGGCTGTTCCGGAAGGCGAGTCATCCGCATCAGCGCCGGACTGCCCGCGAACCCCAACTGCTCATACAGTGAGGCGGCTTCCTCGGTCGCGTGCAGCTCGAACAGGGTGACGCCTTCCTGCCTCAGGCGGTCCAATAGTGCGGACACGGCGGCCCGGGCGTATCCCTGGCGCCGGTGGGCGGGTTCGGTGGCCACCGCGTGGATACGGGCGGCCAGCCCCTTGGGGTACCGCGGGGCCGGCAGGACGGGGTGGATCAGGCCCAGGGCGCACGCGGCGAGTCCGCCCGCCGGGGAGTCGATGACGTAGGCGCGGGCGTCGCCGCCGGGCCCGAGCCGCTCGGCGAGCTGATCGCGGCAGACGCCGAGCCACTTCTCGTCCAGGGGCTCGGTCAGGACGAAGGCCGAGCGCAGTCGGCTGATCTCGGCGGCGTCGTCCGGCGTAGCCGGCCGCGGGACCAGGACCGCGGCGGTCGCGGATTCGTGCCTCATCGCCGCGTCGTCCCTTCATCAGCCCCTCGAAGGGCGGCCGGATCAGGGGCGAGGGCGATGGTCATCCACAGTGGGGCCTCCTCGCGGTAGGAGTGCCCGACAGGATCGGTGTCGCTGAGGTCGTCGAGGCTGAAGCCGGTGACCATGACCATGCTTGAGTCTTCGGCGACGGAGACGAGATGCGTTCCACAGCGAGGGCAGAAGCCGCGGCGCAGGGTCGGCCAGGTCGAGTACCACGTCGGCTCGCCACCGGGACCGATCCATGCCAGTCCGTCCTTCCGGAAGCCGACCCACAAGACGGCCGGGCCACCGGAGATACGCGTCTCATGGCGGCAGGAACACAGGTGCGGATCGTCGGGGATGCCTTCGACCCGGTACACGATGTCCCCGCACTGGCAGCGTCCGGTCCGCGACTCGACGGCTGCTTCCGGCGTGGTGCCTGCGGCGGGTGCGGCGGCGGGGTCAGAGAGGCTTGGCATGGGTCTCCTTGTCCGTGTTCAGAGGAAGAGCGGGTGCCACTGCGGGCCGGGGCGAACGCGCGCGAGTTCGCGCCGGGGGAGGGCGCTGCGGATGCGCGCGTCCGTTCAGTCGGGGATCAAGCCCCTCCCAGGGCTCCGGCGGTTGCCTTGCCGCGCCGCGCGGGGGAGGGGAAGTCCCGGTCCCGGCCCGGCCACTGGAACACCAAGCGGCAGCGCACCAGGTCCACGGTGTCTCCGGCGGGCAGCAGCTCGTCGGGAGTGCCGGCCGGGTGGACCGTCAGGACGGGATCGGCATGCCGGATGTGGTCGTCGGCCCGTACGTGGCGGTCCCAGGAACGGACCGTGGCCGTCAGCTGCTCGGCGAGCCGTGGACCCCGCTCGCCGAAGGCGTGGACGATCCACTCCCACTCCTTGTCCTCGGGGCGCTCGTCGTTCCGGGTCCGGACCGGGAGCAGGCAGGCGAGCGAGGCGTCGTCGACGATGGCCGGGGCATCGCGGTCTTTCGCGATGCCGGTCACGCCTTCGTCCGGGTCCTGGTGGGCGGTCAGGCGGCAGAACGCGGGCAGCGTGGTGGCCGCGTACAGCTGCAGCGAACCGACGTGGGGGCCCACGCCGATGGTCACGCCGGTGGCGACCTCGTGCCGGGTGCCGCGCAGCGCCTTCTCCAGATCCGCGGTCCCGGCGGTGGTGCCGCGCTCGAATCGGAGCGTCAGCCCGCCGTCGAGAAGGGGGACGAACGGCACGGTGCGGGCCTGCTGTCCCTGATCGCGGACGAAGCCGCAGGAGGTGAACCGATGGGCGTGCAGCACCTGACCGCGGCGCTCGAAGGCGATCGCCCGGGTGTAGCCGTTGATCTCCAGCGGCAGGACCAGCTTCCCGCCCTCGGCCAGCTGATCCCGCCAAGCAGGCGCGATGTCCCGGCAGTTGTAGGTGATCACACTGCCGTCGAAGCCGCCGCGCGGTACGAGGTGGGCGGGCGCGCCGAGGGCCGCGTCGGACTCGACGGCGGCGACGCGCCCGCTGCCGGCCTCTCTGGTGAGGGCGCGGGTACGGCGTACGACCCACGGGTCGATGTCCACGGTCACCACACGCCCGTCGGGCCCGGTGACATGGGCGATCAGCTCGGCGTTGTAGCCGCCCGAGCCCGCCTCGAACACGATCGCGCCCGGCTTCAGGTGAAGGCTTTCGATCATGTCGGCCTGCAGCCAGGCCGCGGACACCGAGCTGATCGCCGCTCCGGTCACGTCGCGCCGGGTGATCACGGCGCGGTCGCCGCCGTCGTACGCGGCCGTCAGGCTCGCCTCCGGGGCGAAACGGTGGCGGGGCACGGTCCGCAGCGCGTCGCGGACCGGCTCGGACGGGGCCCAGCCGCCGTCGACGACCGTTCGGGCCATCGCCTGCCGCAGCCGGACGGCTTCGGCCGGTTCACCCGGCACGGTCGGCCGCTCGGCGGCGTGGGGGTAGGTGGTCACGGGCGGCAGGCCGGGAACGACCCCGGGCCATACGGCATCCAGCGCCTGGGCGGCCGGGACGAACACATCCCCCGCACAGGTGAGAGCGGACAGGTCGAAGAACTCCCAGCGGGAGAACAGCTCCGGTTCCGGGTTGGCCAGGGTCCCCGTCCAGGCGGTGATACGGACGACGGCCGTGAGCCGGGGTACGCCGTGGCTGTCGTCGACCAGCGTCGTCAGCACGTGCGCGTCCGCCGGCTCGGCGACCAGGCCCGTCTCCTCGGCGAGTTCGCGTACCGCCGCAACGGCGAAGTCCTCCGGGCCGGCGGTCTTGCCGCCGGGCAGCTCCAGCATGCCGCGCCGGGACCGGCCGAGCAGAACCCGGCCGGCGTCGTCGGTGACGACGGCGAGGACACCGATCAAGCCGTGGCCGGTGGTCGGCCGCTTCTCGACGGCCCGAGTCCCCGCAGGGCGGAAGCCACGCAGGACCAGGAAGGCCAGACCGTCCGCGTCCAGCCGCTCCACATGCCGCCAGCCGGCCGTGAGCAGGACGATCTCGTCCTCGTCCAGGGCGATTCCGCGCCGTTCCTCAGGCGTGCTCTCCGCCAACGGAGTGATGACGACGAGGGCGCCGCCGTCGCGCAGCCGTCCACCCAGCCCGTGAACGACGCGACCTCGGTCCTTCACGAACGGGTACATCAGCCGGAGCGTGATCAGGTCGTATCCGTCGTAGTGCAGCGGGGCCGGGTCGTCGTGCTCGATGTCCAGACGCAGCCAGCGAACCCGTTCGATGCCGGCGTACTCCTCCCGGGCCCGGGCGATCGCGCTGGCGGCGAAGTCGACGGCGTCCACGCGGTAGCCGAGACCGGTGAGGCAGACGGCCAGCTCCCCGGTACCGCAGCCCACGTCGAGCGCCCGGCCGCCGCCCTCGGGTGCGGAAGCGTGCTTCGCGAGCAGTTCCCGCTCGCGCTCACCGACCGGCCGGAAGTTCTTGCCGTCGCTGAAGTGCTTCTCCCACTGGTCACGGGCGATGTACGTCAACGTGCTGCTCCTGGTGTGGTGGCGGGCGGTGGGGGTGGTCAGAGGCATGGCGCGGAACGGAGCCGGGCCAGGGCGCGGCGGCCGCGCTCCACCAGCTCGGGGTCGCCGTGGGCGGCGCCGTAGGAGATGCCGGAGACGGCATCCAGGACGGACAGGACCGTCAGCGTGGCCTCTTCCGCGGTGGTCAGGGCACGGCCGTAACCCTCCATGAAGGCGGCGAGGAGGTCGGGGCGGCCGTGCCAGGCGTCGGAAAGCCGTACGAGGTCCCGTACCGCCGGGCCTTCCTCCGACCGTTCGAAATCGATCAGGAACAGGTCGCCGGCATCCGGGTCCCAGCGCAGATTGCGCAGTTGGAAGTCCCCGTGAGTGGGCACCTCTTCCACGGCGGGCAGGGTGGCGGCAGTCCCGGCGACGGCGCGGATGAACTCCTCGTCCCCGGGTACGAGATGGGCGCGTGCTCCGTCCAGGTGCCGCTCCAGCTTCCCCAGCGGCGGTGTTCCGGCGCCCGGGCGGGGTGGGGCGCTGCGGTGGATGCTCGCCGCGAACCGTCCGATGCGCCGGAAGATCCGCCGCTGCTGCCGGGGCGGGTGGACGGCGCCCTGCAGAGACCGGCCTCCCATCGCCGTGACCACCACCGCCCGCAGCCCCGTGTCGGCGGCCACCAGCCGCGGCACGGCCGCGCCCAGGGCGGGCACCCAGGTCCGGTAGGCCGTCACCTCCCGGCCGTGGGAGCGCTCGTTCCGGTGGACCTTCACGAACCATTCGCCGCCCTCGGCGCCACGGGCACGCCACACGCGGCTGCCCTTGCGGGCCCAGGAGACGTCCGTCCAGGCGCTGACGCGCCCGACCGCTGCCTCGGCGAACTCCCGTACCCGCCGGTCGGGCATGCCCTGAGCCGCGTCAGCGGAGAGCCGCACCACGTCAAGGTGGTTCGGTCCTGGCGCGAGTGCGGCCCGCAGCTGCCCGGCGATCCGTGCGGCCTCCTCGGCCGGTACCTCGAGCAGCCCGGCGCTCTCCCACAGCAGGGCGGCGGTCTGCTGCCGGTCGTACGGCATGCCGGGCGGCAACGCGGCCACGTGAATGTGGACGTGGGAATTGCCGCTGTTCGAACCGAGGCTCAGCACGTAGATCCGCTCGGTCGGCACCGTCTCCTTGAGCGCGGCCCCGGCACGGTGGACGACCTGCCAGAGCATGGCGGACGTCTCCTCGGTGAAGTCGCCGATCACGTCCTCGCGGTGCCGGACCGGAGCGACCAGCAGCTTGCCGAGCAGGGTCGGGTACCGGTCCAGAAACACGACATGGTGTTCGTCGCGGTAGACGATCTCGTGCCGGAACTCCGGATCCCCGGCCAGCATGCGACAGATGAAGCACGGGCCGGTCCGGGACCGTTCCGCGTACGCCTGTTCGTCGAACTCGACTCGTTTCACCGCGTCGTTCCCTTCCCCAGGCCGTCGGCGAGGGACTCCTCCAGCTGTCGCATGGTCGTGGTGAAGGCGGCTTCGAGGTCGATGCCGTAGAGCTCGGCGATCACGACGACGGACCACAGACAGTCCGCCAACTCGTGCCCGAGGCCGGGTCCCGGCGGTGTCGGCCGGACGCCGTCGGCGGCCTGGGTGAGCTGGGCGAGGTCGCCGACGTCACCGACGAAGCCGAGCACGAAGTCGTGCCGCTCCCACGTGCGGCCACGCCTGGCCTGATTGAGCTCGTCGTAAAGGCCATGGACGCGCATGGCCTGCCTCGTGATCTCGCTGAGGTCCACGGTCGGTCTCCGATCATCTGAGGGGGCGGCTGTCGTACGGCGGGGTGCGTGGGGCCGGTCAGCTTGCCGATCTCGCCGAGGGCCAAGACGCCCTCGCCGGTGCCGCGCAGGACCACGGTCCGCGTGGACACCGGCTCGTGCGGGGTCCGGCGCCGCTCCGGAGCGCGGTCAGGGAATTCCGGCCGTTGTCCGGAGCGCCTGCGCGATCCGGTCGGCCGTCGGTCCCGGTGTGTGGGCCGCAAGTCGTGTGCGTGGTCACCTGCCCGCCCGGATCAGCTCGAGAACCTCCGTGGTGGGCCGTACATCGCCGAAGGAGCGGTAGAGGGTCCGCAGGGCGGCGTTGTGGACCTCGTCGCTGCCGGCGGCCGTGCCATCGGCCACCACGATCACCCGCGAGCCCAGGGTGAAGGCGTCGCGCGTCGACCCGGCCACGCACACGTCGGTGACGACCCCGCACACCACGACCGTGTCGATGAGGCGCTCGGCCAGCAGGCCGGGCAGCGGGCAGCACCCGGGGAAGAACGTGCTGACCGCGGTCTTCTCCACGAGCAGGTCGCGGTCCTCGTCCACCGTGAACTGCGGCCACAGACGTCGGGCGAGCGGGCCGCTGCCTCCGGAGGTACGGAACAGCTCCGCGATCTCGGGGCCGTAGAACTCCTCGCGGACCGCACGCCGCCCGCCGGAACCCGGAAGTACCCAGGCGACCAGGCCGCCGGCCTGCCGCAGAGCGCCCGCCAGCGCCTCGATCCGCGGGATCACCCCGCGCTCGTACGGCCCGTCGGAGAACGGCACCATGTCGATCACCACCAGGGCGGTGCGGGCCGGGTCGAGCCGGGGGTAGGCGTGGCGGCGGCCGGCGTGGGCGGGCCGAGCGGGCCGGGTGGGCCGGGTGGTCGTCGGTGAGCGATGGTCGGACGTGGTGGATGAGTCGCAACTCAACGCGCCTCCAGAGATGCCCGAGCGGTGTCACAGAACTCAACGACGGCACCTATGCGTTCGAACACACGTATTTCAGTCGTGTTGAGGGCCCTGGGCCCAGCGGGTCGTCTCGTGTGCGCGATACACGGACCCGTGCGGCACAAAGGCCCCTGCAGAGGAGGATGTTGGCCGAAACGCCGGTGACCCACCCCACCGCGTTCCAAGGGAGGCGGCGTCCGGCCCCGAACGCCGGTCCGGGGTTCCTTCGTGGGCTGCCGAGCCGGATGCTCGATGCCCGCGGTGTTTGCGCCTCGTGGGAGAACCGGTCCGCCCCGCCATTCACGGCGTACCGAGATGACGGGACGCTGGTGGTGGTGGTGGGGCGGGTAGGGGAGGCGGTGCCTCAGCGGCGTCCGGACAGTTCCACGTAGCAGGCGTAGGCGCCCTCGATGTCGACATCCGGGCCGGTGTAGGAAGAGCTGGAGGAGGCCCCGCCCCAGGTGTAGAAGGTTCCGGCCGGGCGGGCGCGGTTCACCCAGGCGGCGGGGGCGGTGTCGAACTTCGTACGGCAGCGGTCCCCGGCCTTGCGGTCGGCGACCCCGTCCGGGTTGTCCTGGATGGTCTCCTTCACCTCGACCTGGCCGAAGACCCGCACATCGGCGCCCTTGCCGCAGGGGACGACACGGACCAGGGAGAGGCTGCCGCCGAGGCCGGTATTGGCGGAGCCGCAGGCCCCGGGCTTCACTTCGGTGAGCCGGGTGAGGGCCTGCTCCGCGTCCCTGAGTTTTCCGCCCGCGGCGCCGGCGGCCGGAGCGGGGACCTTGGTGGTGCCGTGGCCGGTGAGGACGTACTCCGCCTTGAGCGAGGTGACGCCCTTGAGCCGGCCTCCCTTGTGCAGCGCCGCCAGCGCGGGCGTGTAGTCGGCGCCGGCCCGCAGGAGCCGCCCCTGTTTGTCGAGGACGACGGTCAGAGTGATCTGTTCGCTGCCCTCGAAGTACAGCAGGGCGTGCTGGAAGGCGCGCGGGAGCGCGGGCGCGGCCGTCCGCGGTGGCACGGACAGCTCGTACGTACGGACTCCGTGGGCGCCCTTGGCCGGCTGCTTCGTCGCGTGGGCGGTGCGGACCACCTCGGCGAGGGTCCCGCCGTACGGGGCGCTGTCGCCGGCCCGGACGAGGGCTCCCTCGAAGTCGTCGACGATGTCCATGGACGCCCGCGAGGAGTAGCGCAGCCAATCGCCCTGCCGGGTCAGGTAGTCGACCCGATTGCCCTGGACCTCGTACGTCTCGCGCACGGCGGATCCGCCCGCCCGGCCGCCGAGGTCACTCGCGGCGTCGTCGGGGAAGCGGCGCGGGATCGTGAGCTCGCGCTCGGCACGGGCGGTGTCGGCGGCGTAGTCCTGTGTGCCGGTGGAGGTGTCCACGGCGGTGCCGTAGCTGACCGTCGCGGTGAACGCCGAGGACCCGGCCGCCGCGGTGGCCTTGGAGGCGGCGGAGAGCTGGCCGTCGAGCCGCGTCTCGAAGACGGGTGTCGCGATGGGTGCGGGGCTTCCGGTCCCCTTGGCGCCGCCGGCCTCCGCCTGGCAGGCCGGGAGTGCCGTGAGCAGCAGCGGCAGCAGGGCCGTGGCGGCTCGGCGGCCACCTCCGCGTTCATACCTGGCCCCCGGATTCGTGTTCTTCATTCCCCACCCCAAGATCGATTGAGGTGATCCTACGTGCCGGTGATCAGCGGTTTTCCGCTACCCGGAAGGTCAGACGGGCGACGGGGGCGCGGTCGTCGACCAGGGGGGGCGGCCCACTCCCGGTCCCGCCCGCCGACGGCATGTGGCCACGGTACGACCGTACTTCGTGATCATTCCTTCACACCATGGCCGCCTCCGCGAGCGAGGTCAACAAGGCCCTCAGCGGACTGTACGGCCACGTCAGACGCCTGGAGCGGGACGAGCCGGAACCCGGGGAGACGAGGGAGGCGGCCCTCCGGGCCCAAGCGGAGATCTGGGACCTGCTGCGGGACATGAGAACCATGATGCGCCGCGACCTCGGCGTGACCTCGGCGCCCCTGCTCGCCCAGCCGTCGGGTCGGACGCGCGCCGTGCGGTGAGGAGAGTCTCTTACGGGGCGGTGCGGCGGGGGCCGTCGGTGTGGCGGCGGCGGACCCAGAGAGGGAGGACGAACCAGCAGAGCAGGTACCAGACCAGGAGCCCGGCGACCAGCCAGGGTACGAGCGGCGCGCCGGTCGCGACGCGCAGCACCAGCAGAAGCGCGGCGCACAGGGTGGCGAGGAGCAGGACGAGGCCGGCGAAGGTCAGCCGGGACGCCCAGGTCACCGCCCGGGGCTTGAGGCGGCGGCCGGCGACCATCCGGTGGAACGACACGGGGCCGATGAGCGCTCCGGTCGCGGCGGCGCCGAGGCACACCGTGACGACATAGATGGTCCGG contains the following coding sequences:
- a CDS encoding mutT-family protein (MutT-family protein [Streptomyces venezuelae ATCC10712];~Nudix hydrolase isa superfamily of enzymes found in all three kingdoms of life, and it catalyzes the hydrolysis of NUcleoside DIphosphates linked to other moieties, X. Enzymes belonging to this superfamily require a divalent cation, such as Mg2+ or Mn2+...; cd02883;~S-adenosylmethionine binding site [chemical binding];~S-adenosylmethionine-dependent methyltransferases (SAM or AdoMet-MTase), class I; AdoMet-MTases are enzymes that use S-adenosyl-L-methionine (SAM or AdoMet) as a substrate for methyltransfer, creating the product S-adenosyl-L-homocysteine (AdoHcy); cd02440;~identified by MetaGeneAnnotator; putative;~methyltransferase, FxLD system; TIGR04364;~nudix motif) — encoded protein: MTYIARDQWEKHFSDGKNFRPVGERERELLAKHASAPEGGGRALDVGCGTGELAVCLTGLGYRVDAVDFAASAIARAREEYAGIERVRWLRLDIEHDDPAPLHYDGYDLITLRLMYPFVKDRGRVVHGLGGRLRDGGALVVITPLAESTPEERRGIALDEDEIVLLTAGWRHVERLDADGLAFLVLRGFRPAGTRAVEKRPTTGHGLIGVLAVVTDDAGRVLLGRSRRGMLELPGGKTAGPEDFAVAAVRELAEETGLVAEPADAHVLTTLVDDSHGVPRLTAVVRITAWTGTLANPEPELFSRWEFFDLSALTCAGDVFVPAAQALDAVWPGVVPGLPPVTTYPHAAERPTVPGEPAEAVRLRQAMARTVVDGGWAPSEPVRDALRTVPRHRFAPEASLTAAYDGGDRAVITRRDVTGAAISSVSAAWLQADMIESLHLKPGAIVFEAGSGGYNAELIAHVTGPDGRVVTVDIDPWVVRRTRALTREAGSGRVAAVESDAALGAPAHLVPRGGFDGSVITYNCRDIAPAWRDQLAEGGKLVLPLEINGYTRAIAFERRGQVLHAHRFTSCGFVRDQGQQARTVPFVPLLDGGLTLRFERGTTAGTADLEKALRGTRHEVATGVTIGVGPHVGSLQLYAATTLPAFCRLTAHQDPDEGVTGIAKDRDAPAIVDDASLACLLPVRTRNDERPEDKEWEWIVHAFGERGPRLAEQLTATVRSWDRHVRADDHIRHADPVLTVHPAGTPDELLPAGDTVDLVRCRLVFQWPGRDRDFPSPARRGKATAGALGGA
- a CDS encoding hypothetical protein (identified by MetaGeneAnnotator; putative;~sequence version:1) — translated: MKRVEFDEQAYAERSRTGPCFICRMLAGDPEFRHEIVYRDEHHVVFLDRYPTLLGKLLVAPVRHREDVIGDFTEETSAMLWQVVHRAGAALKETVPTERIYVLSLGSNSGNSHVHIHVAALPPGMPYDRQQTAALLWESAGLLEVPAEEAARIAGQLRAALAPGPNHLDVVRLSADAAQGMPDRRVREFAEAAVGRVSAWTDVSWARKGSRVWRARGAEGGEWFVKVHRNERSHGREVTAYRTWVPALGAAVPRLVAADTGLRAVVVTAMGGRSLQGAVHPPRQQRRIFRRIGRFAASIHRSAPPRPGAGTPPLGKLERHLDGARAHLVPGDEEFIRAVAGTAATLPAVEEVPTHGDFQLRNLRWDPDAGDLFLIDFERSEEGPAVRDLVRLSDAWHGRPDLLAAFMEGYGRALTTAEEATLTVLSVLDAVSGISYGAAHGDPELVERGRRALARLRSAPCL